In the genome of Zootoca vivipara chromosome 6, rZooViv1.1, whole genome shotgun sequence, the window CCGTGCTCACCTGGCGCCCTCCaacgcccggcgccgtggttcaccgcaccactagcctctatggctaggacaggcCCGTCTTTGGTTCATAAAAGCCCTCATGCTTTCGGCAGTTGTGGCTGTCTTACTGACTCAGCACCTCCACTTTTGCTGCTATATTTACAGTTTGGCCCTTAAACAGTGATTGTGTGTCAAGGCCCTGTTCCTCATTGatcaataagcaagcaagcagacacAAAtatttggcttaggcattgggtgaaaccaggCTACATCTACAGGGAGGCgaactaagggtaaaccaccagaagggggagccctatgacttacatcaaataggggcacctcAAGGGATCCCCattggggtcatggcatggccctatcCCACGCCCGGGCTTTGGACAGGATCCacacccccagatccctttaacaggatatcCTTATGGAGGAGGGGCAATCTCCCCTTCCATTAAACAAAGGTTTACCCAGTGCCTAGCCTtgcaaagttgtgacgattgctaaaaggcaggcaaaaaccaaattGCAGGTACCAATTGCCAAGTGGAAAtattcctacccagccccaacAATAAGGCGGCTGacatttgtccatagcaaggtcatgcataCCAAAGTTTGAAAAGAGGTCGGGTGGGTTGGGAGATCCGGCGAGGAGGCGTGAGAAGGAAGCCCCTGGCCGCACAGCGGTTTAAAACACCTGCGGCCACTTTCCCCGCCAGCATAGATTGGCCAAGCAGGCACAGAAGGGGGTGTCAATCCTATGACCACGAGCTGGGTCATTGCCAGGGCCCGGATGCCCAGCCACAATGCTGCCCAACGTGAAAGGTGGGCAGTCCTACTTGAAGGTCCCAAAGGATGTGGTATCAAAACTAACTCTCTcatgttgttgtcatttagtcgtttagtcgtgtccgactcttcatgaccccatggaccagagcacgccaggcactcctgtcttccactgtctcccgcagtttggtcagactcctgttagtagcttcgagaacactgtccaaccatcttgtcctctgtcgtccccttttcctccatctttcccaacatcaaggtcttctcttctcatgaggtggccaaagtattggagcctcagcttcaggatctgtccttcatgatcatatatctatatatatctatatattgatAAGTATGTTCTAATGAATATTAATAAAGTGTTTGTGAGAGGGGGTTACAGCTTTGTTTTTGCTtaattgtgtattttgtatttttgtgtggtgAACTGCACTGTTATCTtcggcagtatacaaatttaattaatgttgatgatgaagaagatggtgatgatgatgatgatgataacaacaacaacatatttacagTCTTTCAGTGTGATCAATGGCTTCTTTCACATACAAGGGAATCAGTTTACCTGTAGGGGACTACCGGTTTTACTCAGAGGAAACGCTCCGCTATGTTGAAAATGAATTCCAAATGTTGGATGATGATATAGTGAATGTCACTTACCCCAAGTCAGGTTAGTGGTGCATTTAGGTAATTTTAAACTTGGAGTAAATGGTGTTTCAAAGATGATGATGTCATATTtcagaaacattaaacaataaaatagcTAATCTCTGCCAGCATCCATTTTTTTGATGCTTCATATCTCTTACAGTCTTTGTATGTTAAGACACACCTTTTTTGACAACTCGGATCAAGtaataaaaaaagtttcattTAAAACCAGTTATTATGGTCCTGTCATGACTAAAGGCTGTGTGTAACATTCCACTCTACCAGGAGTGCCATGCAACTGACAAATGCATCTTAAACTCATTATTTGGAACATCGGACACCTAAGCGGATGGCCTGCATCATAGATTTTTGTATTTCTAGATACACAGCCCCTGAAATGAGGACTCTATTAACACCATCATGATAAACCTCCTTACCTTAACAATTACCTATAAAAAGATCAGGAAGATACACTCTTGCTTAAGAGAAAGATGCTTAAGAAAAAAGGTCCAAGAATTTCAGATGTTCCTCCAAAACCTCTACAGCCAACTTGAATCAATCATTTCGTTTCCCATTTTCTCTCCCCtcatccctccccgcccccctcagTATAAAGCTGTTTTGGATTCCTGATTAAGCAGACAAGGTTCGTATCACTGATTGCAGAATCAGGTGGTATTCTCCTTCAAATGGAGGGCCACTTAAAGAATCTGAGGCTTAATTACGCCCTCTTGCGGAATATCTGTTCTTCAGTACTGGAATAGCTGGATCACATGTTTGATCGAGCATGAAGCTGATTTGCTATATTTTAACAGGGAGATTCTAGAGCCGTCATCCATTGTATACAGAAAGCTAAGTAAGATGTCTGCTATAGATTAGTCACACAGCTGATATCCTCacctgctccaccctcttcaaaATAGTTCATTCAATTTGATTCATCATGTTAAACAAGACATGAATTTTTGGAATCTTGCCTGTGTAGGAGGGTGTTGAGTAACTTGTTGTTCACAAAAAATCATTCCAATTTTTTATGATCCTTTCGATTGTTTTGCATGGGGCAGACTGGGCTACTGAGccatggaaggggagagggaacaAGATAAAGTAAATGTGTTTATTGCAGAATCAAGAGGGGTTGAGAAGACTACCTGACATTCCTCTAGGTACCCATTGGATGCAGGAGATCATGGGCTTAATCTGGCATGATGGAGACCCCTCCTGGGTCCAGAGTTTACCAGTGTGGGAACGGTCACCTTGGATAGAGAATATACCAGGCCTACAGCTTGCCTTGAAATCTCCTCCACCCAGGCTCCTGTCATCTCACCTGCCTTTCCACATTTTCCCCAAGTCCTTCCTGCACTCCAAGGCCAAGGTAAGAGAGGAACAATTGACACATCAAACCTTCTTTTGGCTCCTTCCTTCAGCTTCTTTTGGCTCTGTTAGGCAGCATGACCTGCTCAGTGTTTCAAACACTTCACCTATGGCCCTAGGAAAGGCAAGTATCTGACCCAAAAAGGGGAGATAACCCCAGCCCAAATCAAGGATGGAGGAATTTGTTGCATGAGGTGtagcagaaaaacacacaccaacaaaCACTGATTCCTACAAGCTGCTGGGGGTATaaggtgatatacaaatttaataaacaaacaaacaagtaaaacaaCAGTAAATTAAACAACAAAGCAGGGTTCTGCTGTATGATCAAAGACAACTTAGGGTTTGAAATCAAGCAGCTAgaaaaatgctgtaaaacagtaaATTAAACAAAGATTTTGCTTCATTTTCATGAGACCCACCTAAGCTGCCTCAGTCTGTCTACAGTTTGGGCTGCTCCTGTTGCCTTCCCTAaatatttccccttcctctcttccagGTTATCTATACCGTGCGTAATCCCAAAGACGTGATGATCTCATATTACCATTTCAGCAAGGGCTTAAAAACAGTGAAGGACCCTGGAACTTTGGAAGAGTTCATGGAAAATTTCCTGAGTGGGAATGGTAGGGAAAGAGGGAAATCAGCCTGTCTCATTTGTTCTCTTCAAGGCTCTTTCCtgccctctcctttcctttctgtaCAATCCCCAGTGAGataggtggggagggggtggaataggaAAAGGTCCCACCGTACTCACCtcattttctatataaaaaaagtaaCTAATGTCATTAAAAGGGGAATTGGAATGGCTGCAACATGTGGAATGGGCATATTGTGAATCCTCTGCTCTAGTGTCATAGACAATATTAGATCTCTTGTCTATGTAAATAGAATCATTCGACAACCCGGTTGCTAGGTGGTGCTGGGTTTAGTTATATCTGGGTGGCATTGAAAGTTCCCTGCTtctgtaaataggtaccactgtggtgggcaggtaaacggtgtttccttgcactctagcttccatcatggtgtcccgttgcaccagaggtagtttagtcatgctagccgcATAGCTcatggttgcctttgactggacttaactgtccagggggccTTTATCTTATCTACCTTTTTCCCGATCAGGTGAAGAAATGTCTTTTGTAGGTTCCTGACTGGTGTGTCCTCTATGTCTTTCCTCTCGTCCCTGAAACTGTTTACATTCCACTTTGCTCTTCAAGTGTCTTATGGTTCCTGGTTTGAGCATGTGAAAAACTGGATGGAGATGAAGGACAGGTCCAACTTCTTCTTCATCACCTATGAAGAACTACAGCAGGTATTGGCCCAGCCTGGACAATATTCACACTTCCAGGTTGTGTCTCCAACTTTGTGTCATGTGACATATCATTTTGCCACTTTTATCTGGTGCTTTCTGTCCAGTTAGTTCTGCATATGTCTGTGCTCTGTTTCATTGTTTGCTGATGcagaaatatatgcatttttagcaCACACTACCATCACAgcgggggacgcgggtggcactgtggtctaaaccacagagcctagggcttgccaatcagatggtcagcagttcaaatccctgtgatggggtgagctcccgttgctcgatcccagctcctgtccacctagcagttcaaaagcacataaaagtgcaagtagataaataggtaccactccggtaggAAGGtcaacggcatttccatgtgctgctctggttcaccagaagcggcttagtcatgctggccgcatgacccggaagctgtctgtggacaaatgctggatccctcagcctatagagcgagatgagcgtggaaccccagagttgtccgcgacagtacctaatggtcaggagtacctttactttttaaccATCACAGCTATCCACAGGTATCTGCAAATCAATTACCTTCCCCACATGTTCCCTTTCAAAATTAATGAAACAGGGAGCCCTCTTAGCCAAGAGCCTTAGgacttttggaaaaaatatatagctgataagaataatattggagaaaactgggtattgaaacttgcttaacctacatcatatcccagtttccagcggccctttaaagtacgcttcatgcagagtatacgcagtcagaagtcgacttggctaagaaaacaccaccaaaagTGTAGGGAATTATCtaccttatatgaaaccccttactaactggacacttgtaaaagtatacagatgaaaatacaaacggttgggtttaactgaaaaacaaaatgactcaaaagagactttaaattaaagataaatgctttctctcttagcaactttatctacccacattccaaccttcaatccattccaaaccccccacaaactcccacataactcccattaaactacccaagaattaacagcaaactagttTTATAACTAAACAattctcatactaagattcaactaaggaatctcttaaaccaagagtctctcttactaagattcaacttggaatctcttaaactgagaatcaACTAAGTATTCTCCAACTAAGGTACTGATCTCACAGAGAGATACAGTTCTCCTAagagatacattcaactgagagagtgatctactaagagatgaatcaaactgaaagatacagaaggctttctggcagagccttatatacaaggagcagaacccacgcctgtgggcaattaacagaaatcaccggcacctgtttctcttaaacagacagtatttacattagactggctctaaagtaacttgactattcaaaaaatccaacaaggACACCTTAGAGACAAAGCTCATGGTGTGACTAATGGCCCATCACAAATCCACCTATCACTGCAAACCTAAACATGCCctttcagaagtaagttctattgaaatcagtggggctcaccatcaggtaagtggggttaggactgaAGCAATTCTTGCTACCTTGATTTCACAATTCAGTATAAAGTTGCTATCCTGTCTTGTTTCTCTCATGTCAGGAGGGACAGTTTAGTTATGCTGTAAGTGCAGAAAACTTGGATGGTGGTGGGGATgtaaaggatttttaaatttaatttcatTATTGAAAGAAACATTTAAGGAGGTAAGAATGGGCAATCAAATCCAGATAGTTCAAcccctctttaaaaaacaactgtgGAGCAGTGATAACACTAGCAATTTTCAGAAGagattatttatttccttgtgaAAAGAACAATAATGATTGATGTGTTCCTTTGGTCTTTAAAATGTTATAGGGGGGAAAATCACAATAGGATTTCATCCTTAATCTGCCCCCTAAAACCACATACCTATGGATGAGCATCTCTGAATtctgtggggtttacttctgagtagacatggttaggattgcagtacAATCCTTTAAACACATAATAACACTTCCAATGCGGCACCTTTATGCATCAATTAATATATTAGCAACATACTTCAAAGCAATTTATGTATCTATATACAAAgtatgtgtgtttaaaaaggaaagtgtCCTTTGTAGAGAACTAAGGTGATTAGTGCTTACAGCAAGTCTGTGCTACAATGGGGGTTTGAATGACCAGATGGAACGAACCTGTTTCATAGCCCTGAGTTTTCCATTGATTTCCCCAACATTTCTATTTTGAGTTCAGAGTTCCTTGCTTCTTCTCcagtatatttaaaataaaataaaaatgacttaAGGCCAATGCGTGGTGGCATTCCTTTGTTCTACAACAGACCAGGTGCAGCCTACAATCTGCTGTTCTGTACTTAATTCAATGTCTTCAAACATTGTCTCCAGTATTTCCTGGGTCCTGTACTGAATTTGAGGTAGCCTTGAAGCATTCTTGCTCAATGCTCCCTGCAAGAATGCCTCTGTATTCTTTTTTCTCAAAGGGCAGATCCCCCTATGGTAGTGTCAATATGAGAATTCAGTCATTTGCTTTTCCCTTCTGCAGGACCTACGAGGAAGTGTGAAGAGGATTTGTCATTTTATTGGTAAGGAGCTGAGCGGTCAGCAAATCGACTCTGTGGTGGAAAATGCCTCCTTCCACAAGATGAAAGGCAACAACATGTCCAACTTTACTCAGTTTCCAGATACCTATTATGATCACACAAAAGGAAAGCTCATGAGGAAAGGTAACAAAATACCCAGTGATAAACAAAGGCCGTGGCTTGTGCAAcctatgaagtgtgtgtgtgtgtgtgtgtgtgtgtgtgagagagagagagagagagagagagagagagagagagagagagagagaatgggagtagtgtggggaagaaatttgattcagttcacattgagTAAGCCTACTCGTCCCATACTTTCCTGTACTGAGTTCTAAAACTCAACAGTtctttgaaattctcacttctctgaatttttcgtGCTATTTTCCACACAACTGATCAGTGCAAAAATGAAACTGCTTGCATAATGTAGGCaagtaaatgcatatattagtgacaaGAGCATATGAAAATGAATCATAATAGggaaaatggcttgcaaaaatgtgcattgtgtaaaattgcatacaaaaatgtgtatattgggagagatttgtattaaaatgttgatggattttcatgggaacaatttttttaaataaaaaatgcaaaccggtgtgaaaatgtagagaactgaatttaagatttgaaaaaaagagagaaaaggagaaaaaccaaaattgacagatttgcccattcttaCTTGTGGAGCTTTAGGAAAATGCAGCTAGGTAAGTCTAGGCCATCAACATGGAAGCATGACTAGTACTGGGGTACCAGTTGAGGGAGGGCCTGGGAAGAACAGCCAGGGAGCAGGTCCTgctattcctttaaaaaagccacctgaggcagctgccttgcttCATCCAGTGGAAACACAAGTCCTGAGCAAGACAAAATGGGGTCCTGGTTTTAGTTGAAGTAATTTTAGTGGATCTTTTTTGTGGTTACAAAGTGGTTTCACACCCTCTTGTGTTGTTCCAGGTATCTCTGGGGACTGGAAGAACCACCTGACTGTGGCACAGAATGAACACTTTGACCGTGTTTATCGTGAGAACATGCAGGGTCTGCGCATGGCATTTCCATGGGACTAAAGAATGTCAGATTATTCTTCCTGCTAAATAAACGTACTGCTAAATAAACAGATTTCTGAATAGAAATTGTatggttttgttgtattttttttaatttacatgtGTGACTCCTtttaagggtgtttttttaaagcttctgGCCTTTCAGCACCTACTGGAATTTATTCAAATGTCCCTTTTGGCTCCCTGTAGTTCCTGTAGTTCATCCGCTGTAGCTCCCTGTAGTTCATCCGCTCAGCTGTTTTTGCTGGAGTTACTATGGGAACAAGATGTTTTTCATGGGTGTTCCAGCAAGATCTGGCAAACTACAGAAAGTCACAGgagtaattttaatttatttaagttGTTTACTTCAATACAGTCACTCCTTTTCACTCTACCAGACAGGTTTATGAGACCTCCACCCCACACAAATGGGATGGAGGGCTCATAtgacaaaactgatttatttTGATCTAACAAAGAGAAACTCACAACTCAGCCTCAAACAGCTTACTACTATCAACAACAGACAGCATAACAGAGAAGCAAACACGGGAACTAGAACCTGCAACACACCCACATGCCAACTCaggccacattcatgccatacatttaaaacactacactagcactttaaacagtcgtggcttcccccaaagaatcctgggagctgtagtttattaagggtgctgagagttgttagaagaccccccaTTCCCTTGCCAgatctacaattctcagagtttctGGTGAAGAACAATAGATTATTAAACCACACTGAAAATTGTTTACTGATCACCATTGCCATGGTTAATTGATAAACGGTAACTGGTTCACTGAAGCATGCCACTGGGGGAAAGAAGACATCTGGAAAGCCCAAACCCACATTGTCCATTATCCGTATGTCTTTAATAGATATACAAGGtttgattgttgtttttttaaaaaaattctgcccCTCTTTTGTTCTTAATTGTTCGTATTTTAcatgtaagccaccctgagtccctgtcaggggaaaaggtggggtagaattttattgttgttgattATGATGGTGCTGAGGAGCACCAAAACATGGTGGGCAGCACAGGcagttttttttataattatttattaaattttccaaaataaacacatttaaaacattatacaagacaaacaaacacataaacaaacattcaaaaatacaaacatcccaaaaaacatgctccgccgagcttgacttccctccctcccctcaaaaggttttctaatcagatttatttcacgcctgcaagtgtctttaaacctttacagttcatttccatatagtccacaaatttactccaatcccttagaaaccttgtctccctctggtttcgaatcctgctagtcagtctcgctaattctgcatattcaatcatctttgtctgccagtctccaattgtcggtaagtcctgggttttccatttttgggctaataatgtcctcgccgcggttgtcgcatataagaaaagggtactatcctccctagttatctcttggcctatcagtcctaacagaaaggcctctggtcttttgggaaaagtatatttaaatatctttttcagttcgttatatatcatttcccaatatcctttaaccttttcacatttccaccacatatgataaaagtccccttccttttcattacatttccagcacattctgttactcattctatacattttcactaatttcactggagttaagtgccatctatacatcatcttccaaacattctctttcaaagcagtacatgctgtaaattttattgtttggttccataatttcaaccacgcatcatattcaatattatgcccaaaatccttagcccattttatcattacctctttcgtcaactcatctttagtataccactctaccagcaagttatacattttggacaacaattttactctgccccctagcaactctgtttgaaatttggaccttctctcctcaaaaccaatttttttatcttgcacaaatacatcattaatttgatgatattgcaaccaactcgacaaatatactttcacctcttcatacggtttcagtttccaaccttgttccgattgtcttagaaaattttcatatgttggtctctcaccttccatattcacttttttcactatgatcacttccattggtgagatccaccatggcgtcttagtctctaacaaggctttatttctttcccatacttcaaataacgatcttcttataacatggttcgtaaatcctttatgggtttttttcttatcataccatagatatgaatgccaacctgctctgttgtcaaatccctccaagtccaacaagtccgtattttccaatgttatccattcttttatccaacagagacatgacgcttcaaagtatagtttcaagtctggcatggagaatccgcctctttcggtcttatctaccaatattttatattttattcttggtttcttcccctagCACAGGCAGTTTTCCTGGCCACCTCACTTGGAATGTCTCACAATTGGAATGTCCCACAAttggctcctcctcctcagaaTGAGACAGTAGAAGAAGGAGCAGCAGAGAAGCCTCTCCCTAGTCACCTGCCTCATCATTGGCCTGCCTCCCTACTCACCTGCCTCATCACTGGACAGATCACTTGCCTGGTCTTCTGTTGGTAGGTGCCACAGACTGCCCAttaaaatctatctatctatctatctatctatctatctatctatctatctatctatctgcaaaGCACCATTCTCAGGCATTTCATAAGTAATCTACCCAGCTTCTACTCATATTGATCTGGAGCCGAACTccaacatatagttagcagaataaaaaacttaaaaacacattgcaggattacCAATAAATAGACCAGACACAATTAATatttcacccagcagagctttacagctactgaaggcaaatgagcataaaggtcacaaatccaatacattcaagattggcactgtccataagaaatccagttgcggcagacttaaacttacaataacttataataagactaaaccttaacactatatatagaacagaacaccagaagagagatagaaagagaaagtgaaactcaggctccttctggccttacagAAAGAGATAACGCAACCAGTtgaagccagctgtactcagcttctctgtaGGAATAagccaaacatcatgaaccttaagcttgtttctttcacacagagaagcttccagaactctcttgaattaattagaataggataGATCTCTGGATATCGGATCAatgctttctgcactaagaaatgcaaactgagacTTAAGGCATGATAACATATCTATCTCTAAATCACTATAAGTGTATCAATAtatatttaagtgtgtgtgtaagagagagagagagagagagagagagagagagagagattttttgggggggtagacATACAGTATGTAAGACTATGTAGCTAAATGTTTAGACTTCTACCTTCCTCGGGGATACAGTTGGGATTTCAAATGAACACCATTAGCCTGGATGACAGTTTTAAGAACACTCGTGATGGAATAATTCTAAGGAGGGTGTCATACacaatacattgttgttgtttttaattgaaaaggAAAAGGCTATATGGGAAACAAGCATTGTATTCTAGATGAAAACCATTGTTGATTAATCGCGTCTTAAGGTGATTGATTCAGAAATCCTCTTTCTTATAATGGTGGATTTGATGGTTTCCCCGtagaaaaaatatgtattttatatctgtattacatttcttcaaggagctcaagctggtaTACATAGATCtcctcttttatcctcacaacaaccttgtgaggtaggttaggctgagagtgagtgactggcccaaagtcacccagtggctggctggggatttgaaccctggcatcCTAGGTTCCagtctgacactaaccactatgccatGCTAGCCCTCTAGTAAGATTCCCATTCATGCCTCGGAATAAAGGGCTGAATGTTTAATTAAACATTGCAACTTGCCTTATACCATATCAGACAATTGATCTATCTACCAACTTTCCCGTTGCTCATCTTTATGCAGAAATGTTTCTATGAAAGGTCCAGAAAGGTTGAGGGCCATCAGAATTAAAATGCTTTGTAACAGGTTGCACAATTTTCTTGGTCCAGGTTACTGATCTATTTATTTTGATGTCTTTAGCGTTTTTCAATGTCATCACCATTTTTCGTCTACAATGGGATCTTATTACCCACAGCCCTGTCCTCAGCAGAATCGCTCGCTTATCTGGAAAAAGAATTTCGCTTCTTGGATGATGATATACTGAGTGTCTCTTACCCCAAGTCAGGTAGGAAAGACAGTGTGTAGTATGAGAGCTGTGGAACATTTTCAGAATAAACAGGGAAAGGTCATTGGAAGTGGCATTGGCAaatcatttattttgtttatttattaaatacctgtcacagtggccggagtggactacttcagagtaacgacgctacgcagctctgcattttattcttttattggtgctgcgtatttacagtgctcaagtcattgctatttacacggagcgatgttgtcagtcggtttcagaacctcctaatggcttttggcgcgtctttctccaacacaaaagctttggcagacccatcctcttgcccctcctcttcctgcgtaattctggagttggagggatgggtcttccccccttgcttgccccttcctgtcccacctgggaccctggctcctctaccttgcctgagcctcggacacgacttcctgcttccccactggaatcggaactctccctgctttcccctttgctcggggacgggcttgaactcaggaggggagggacttcgcgatatcccctgtccctcacatccacccccctcccaagctctccttcacccctccccaggccccccccatgtgtcggtgacgactggaagcctaagaactcagtgctctccgagcccgttggtgtgaatacctccccccagtcctgcgagccccccccttccgcctgggctgacgggaatcccaaaaagtccgtggcgtcagagctggtgggggtaaaaacgttctgccaatctgctccttcctctgactgggtggatctcggtgacacccatacctcatcctctggttcctcaaactccgcttcccagcgccatggtgagctgctctcccgtgcctcctcctcctccccctccctttccatgtgccagggcttgggtctgtggggaaagagggcgtgaaattcttccaccaagaattcctcctgtatctgagtggctgggacccattcattctgggacggtggagcatcctcccatgccatgaggtactccagtccccccaccccccaccttgaatccaggatggccgtggcctcattgagttgctccctgccttccctctccccccctccctcgggggtttgttcgctgtctcggagcctgctgctttccctgtacggcgacagcagcgatctatgaaacactggatgcaccctcatgtcctctggcagtgccagcctgtatgccaccgggtttacctgttgcgtgaccgtgaaggggcccagccttttgggtgccagctttttgcacctccctctggtgggaaggccctccgaggacaaccacaccttgtcccccaccctgatgacctccccttgtcgcctgtggcgatctgccccctttttgtacgcttccttggccctctccaagtgttctctgagctgctggtgcaccgtctccagttcctctgcccaatcctcagcctgtgggccctcctcctcctcctcctccctctccctctctgggaaagatctgaggtcgcgcccgtaattggccttaaagggcgacacccctgtggagac includes:
- the LOC118087278 gene encoding sulfotransferase 2B1-like isoform X2, with product MSLTPSQNQEGLRRLPDIPLGTHWMQEIMGLIWHDGDPSWVQSLPVWERSPWIENIPGLQLALKSPPPRLLSSHLPFHIFPKSFLHSKAKVIYTVRNPKDVMISYYHFSKGLKTVKDPGTLEEFMENFLSGNVSYGSWFEHVKNWMEMKDRSNFFFITYEELQQDLRGSVKRICHFIGKELSGQQIDSVVENASFHKMKGNNMSNFTQFPDTYYDHTKGKLMRKGISGDWKNHLTVAQNEHFDRVYRENMQGLRMAFPWD
- the LOC118087278 gene encoding sulfotransferase 2B1-like isoform X1 → MASFTYKGISLPVGDYRFYSEETLRYVENEFQMLDDDIVNVTYPKSGTHWMQEIMGLIWHDGDPSWVQSLPVWERSPWIENIPGLQLALKSPPPRLLSSHLPFHIFPKSFLHSKAKVIYTVRNPKDVMISYYHFSKGLKTVKDPGTLEEFMENFLSGNVSYGSWFEHVKNWMEMKDRSNFFFITYEELQQDLRGSVKRICHFIGKELSGQQIDSVVENASFHKMKGNNMSNFTQFPDTYYDHTKGKLMRKGISGDWKNHLTVAQNEHFDRVYRENMQGLRMAFPWD